The nucleotide window ATGAACCTTGTCCAGAACCATTTCGTTCATTTAGATCGGTTGGGTCAACGCTTGCCACGCTGATTCTCACCCCGAACGGAGATTACATCCACGAAAGGACGAATACGGTCCATTAGACGCTGACCTTTATTCATTTCCTCGCCATCCCGATTGGTAAAGCTAAGATGTTTTTCAAGCCCATCCAGATTGTAATTGGACGTATAGAACGTTGGTTTGCGATTCATCCGATAGTTCAGAATGGACCCCATCACATGATCTCGAACCCAAGGGTTCAGATTCTCTGCCCCAATATCATCAAAGATGAGCAGATCACAGCTTTTCAGAATATCCGTCATTTCCTTCAGCTTCTGCCCTTCACTGATCATGGATTTCAGGTCCTCCACAAAGTCAGGCATATAAATAATGACACCCGTGTGGCCTGCAACCGCCAGTTCATGCAGCAGATAACACATCAGAAACGTTTTACCTGTCCCGAATGTTCCTTCCAGAAACAGTCCTTGTGGAGACAGTCCGTTCTCCTTGGTCTCGCTAATATACCGAAGCACCTGATTCACAGCCGGAGCGCGCATCCGATCCTTGCCCATAATCTCCACATCGTTGTATCCGGCACTGAGCGCACGCTCATCCACATAGAAACTGCGAATTCGTTGCTTAATGATATGTTCATTTTGCCGGGCGATATGTTTGGAACAAGGTGCTTTTATATCTATGATTTCGGGTTTACCGTTAAAATGTTCTACTTCCAGTTTGCAAAAGTGGCCCTGAAAATCGTTAGGGCAGTTGTCGAGTCCTGGGCAATTCGCACAGTTCTTTGAGTCTTTGGCGTACTGAAACAGCTTGCTCAGATCGGTCATGAGCTGTGCATCTTGTAGTTCAGGATGACCTGCGCGGAATTCGCGTACGTACGGATTTTCCATCAATTCCGCCGCAATCCGCCGCGATTGCTCACGAAAGGCAGGGTTCAGCTGCTGAAGCAGTCCTCCCAAGGATTCCATGGCTTCAAGCCCCCTTAATGTTTCAATATAGAATGAACAATGAAGTGTACCTGTGACCATCTTGATGGCATAGGAACTTTCGATTATTTGCAATTCTACTGTTCATTCTATAGAAAAACAACCAATAACTCAACTCATAGATCTGGTAAATAGCGTAACCCTTCCACCACCGTACGTAATGCCTAGTTTATAGTACACTTGCTGTCCTGTACCTTTTAGTGCGTGTTCAAAAGTCTGTTTTTCGACTTTTTGAACAACCTCTATCAGCGGCGCAAGCCGACAGTA belongs to Paenibacillus sp. FSL H8-0079 and includes:
- the dnaI gene encoding primosomal protein DnaI; this translates as MESLGGLLQQLNPAFREQSRRIAAELMENPYVREFRAGHPELQDAQLMTDLSKLFQYAKDSKNCANCPGLDNCPNDFQGHFCKLEVEHFNGKPEIIDIKAPCSKHIARQNEHIIKQRIRSFYVDERALSAGYNDVEIMGKDRMRAPAVNQVLRYISETKENGLSPQGLFLEGTFGTGKTFLMCYLLHELAVAGHTGVIIYMPDFVEDLKSMISEGQKLKEMTDILKSCDLLIFDDIGAENLNPWVRDHVMGSILNYRMNRKPTFYTSNYNLDGLEKHLSFTNRDGEEMNKGQRLMDRIRPFVDVISVRGENQRGKR